The proteins below come from a single Phycisphaeraceae bacterium genomic window:
- a CDS encoding MiaB/RimO family radical SAM methylthiotransferase, with amino-acid sequence MAQRTVYLETFGCQMNELDSELVAGRLADLGYAFTADSEAADIVLYNTCSVREHAEQKVWSRLGDLKDRKAQRPDLVVGVLGCMAERDGAGLMKRMPVVDLMCGPAELDKLPDLLDNAVRTRLSLLADDPASAARVSARIAALAGGASRRSSTLAAAADSLEMLDLSRTIAPTDSAHRRSAYVRITRGCNKFCTYCVVPFTRGAEVHRPPQHIIDECKRLADTGVIEITLLGQTVNHYRFEHDAAVSAGGITQPQKGRSYKGGHRRDPFAGSRVTTFADLLHMIHERVPEILRLRFITSYPRDFGDDVLDVMRASPRLCRYIHAPGQSGSDRILSAMNRGYSVSEYDEFLARCREYLDEPEKGRPLMLSGDIIVGFPTETDEDFDKTIALVQRSRYKNCYIFKYSPRPGTIAFDKLADDVSEEVKRQRNNALLAVQAEISDAISRQQVGRTFDVLVEGLSRREHKKRGTDVKPGSGMIELTVGGRASHAAVLDLETDPGQSVQLSGRTEGDQIVFFDAEAQTDPATNLAEHFVGQIVRVHITSAERLALHGHLV; translated from the coding sequence ATGGCTCAGCGGACCGTCTATCTCGAAACCTTCGGCTGCCAGATGAACGAGCTCGACTCAGAGCTCGTCGCCGGGCGGCTGGCCGATCTGGGCTACGCCTTCACCGCCGACAGCGAAGCGGCCGACATCGTCCTCTACAACACCTGCTCGGTCCGCGAGCACGCCGAGCAGAAGGTCTGGAGCCGCCTGGGCGACCTGAAGGACCGCAAGGCCCAAAGGCCCGACCTGGTCGTCGGCGTCCTCGGCTGCATGGCCGAGCGCGACGGGGCGGGGCTGATGAAGCGCATGCCGGTCGTTGACCTGATGTGCGGCCCGGCTGAACTCGACAAGCTGCCCGACCTCCTCGACAACGCCGTGCGCACGCGCCTCTCGCTGCTGGCCGACGACCCGGCCTCGGCCGCGCGCGTCTCGGCACGCATCGCAGCGCTGGCCGGCGGGGCCTCGCGCCGCAGTTCGACTCTCGCCGCCGCCGCCGACTCGCTGGAAATGCTCGACCTGTCGCGCACCATCGCGCCGACGGACAGCGCCCACCGCCGCAGCGCGTACGTCCGCATCACGCGCGGGTGCAACAAGTTCTGCACCTACTGCGTTGTGCCCTTCACGCGCGGGGCCGAAGTTCACCGCCCGCCCCAGCACATCATCGACGAGTGCAAACGCCTGGCTGACACCGGCGTCATCGAGATCACGCTCCTCGGCCAGACGGTCAATCACTACCGTTTCGAGCACGACGCGGCCGTCAGCGCCGGCGGCATCACCCAGCCGCAGAAGGGACGCAGCTATAAGGGCGGGCATCGGCGCGATCCGTTCGCCGGCTCGCGCGTCACGACGTTCGCCGATCTGCTGCACATGATTCACGAGCGCGTGCCCGAGATTCTGCGCCTGCGCTTCATCACCAGTTACCCGCGCGACTTTGGCGATGATGTCCTCGACGTCATGCGCGCCAGCCCCCGCCTGTGCCGCTACATCCATGCGCCGGGCCAGAGCGGCTCGGATCGCATCCTGAGCGCGATGAACCGGGGGTATTCGGTCAGCGAGTACGACGAGTTCCTCGCCCGCTGCCGCGAGTACCTCGACGAGCCCGAAAAGGGGAGGCCCCTGATGCTCTCGGGCGACATCATCGTCGGCTTCCCGACCGAAACCGACGAAGACTTCGACAAGACCATCGCGCTGGTGCAGCGCAGCCGTTACAAGAACTGCTACATCTTCAAGTATTCGCCGCGTCCGGGCACCATCGCCTTTGACAAACTCGCCGATGACGTGAGCGAAGAGGTCAAACGCCAGCGCAACAACGCGCTGCTGGCCGTGCAGGCCGAGATCTCCGACGCCATCTCGCGCCAGCAGGTCGGGCGCACGTTCGACGTGCTCGTCGAGGGTCTGAGCCGCCGCGAACACAAGAAGCGCGGCACCGATGTCAAGCCCGGCAGCGGCATGATCGAACTGACCGTCGGCGGTCGCGCCTCGCATGCGGCCGTCCTCGATCTCGAAACAGATCCCGGCCAGAGCGTGCAGCTGAGCGGCCGCACCGAAGGCGACCAGATCGTGTTCTTTGACGCTGAGGCCCAGACCGATCCCGCCACAAACCTCGCCGAACATTTCGTCGGACAGATCGTGCGCGTGCACATCACATCGGCCGAGCGACTCGCTCTGCACGGCCACCTCGTCTGA
- the trpD gene encoding anthranilate phosphoribosyltransferase translates to MDTHALLSMLVSGRRLDAHESEDLFSRLLAGELDEAQIGAVLALLQARPIGVDELCGAARVMRRHVTRVKAPRGERLIDTCGTGGGPKVFNVSTLAAIVAAGAGGREGRERVFVAKHGNRSRTGRGSAEVLLGLGVRVDASPEVQSQCLEEAGVCFCFAIHHHPAMKHAAGPRRSLGMRTIFNLLGPLTNPAGAQRQLIGVYAADLVETMAQSLAQLGAERAMVVHGLDGLDELSTSSPTLVAHVESGRVRVEEVDAQSLGLASASHESLSVDGLEAAVAAAREILDAQRGPRRDLTVLNAAAALVVADVCPSLSEGIKAAEESIDSGSARKVLETLVKVSQRSATP, encoded by the coding sequence ATGGATACACACGCGTTACTCTCGATGCTGGTTTCCGGGAGAAGGCTTGACGCGCACGAGTCTGAGGATCTCTTCTCGCGGCTGCTGGCGGGCGAACTCGATGAGGCACAGATCGGGGCTGTGCTCGCCTTGCTGCAGGCCCGCCCAATTGGCGTCGATGAACTCTGCGGGGCCGCCCGTGTCATGCGCCGACACGTCACCCGCGTGAAGGCGCCTCGGGGCGAGAGATTGATCGACACCTGCGGGACTGGCGGCGGGCCCAAAGTTTTCAATGTCTCCACGCTCGCCGCGATTGTCGCTGCCGGAGCAGGCGGGCGAGAGGGCCGTGAACGTGTGTTTGTCGCCAAACACGGGAATCGGAGTCGCACAGGGCGCGGGTCGGCCGAGGTCCTCTTGGGACTCGGCGTGCGGGTCGATGCAAGCCCCGAGGTGCAGTCGCAGTGTCTGGAAGAAGCGGGGGTTTGTTTCTGTTTTGCGATCCATCACCACCCTGCGATGAAGCACGCAGCCGGGCCTCGCCGCTCGCTCGGGATGCGCACGATCTTCAATTTACTAGGACCTTTGACGAACCCCGCGGGAGCGCAAAGGCAGTTGATCGGGGTGTACGCAGCCGATCTCGTCGAAACCATGGCGCAGTCTTTGGCACAACTCGGCGCCGAACGGGCAATGGTCGTTCATGGCCTTGATGGACTTGATGAACTCTCAACGAGCAGCCCGACGCTTGTGGCGCATGTCGAAAGCGGGCGTGTTCGTGTTGAAGAAGTCGATGCGCAATCGCTCGGCCTCGCGAGCGCGTCGCACGAATCGCTCTCTGTCGACGGGCTTGAAGCGGCGGTTGCGGCTGCGCGGGAGATCCTTGATGCGCAGCGCGGCCCGCGTCGCGATCTGACAGTGCTCAACGCTGCCGCGGCCCTCGTCGTTGCCGATGTCTGCCCATCGCTTTCAGAGGGCATCAAGGCGGCTGAGGAATCTATCGACTCTGGCTCGGCAAGGAAAGTCCTGGAAACTCTCGTCAAGGTTTCGCAGCGTTCCGCGACGCCTTGA
- a CDS encoding HAMP domain-containing histidine kinase, with translation MLRPLLLRLSLSNKCLLLFGGAITILIAIALTVPWLRMNGLVRAGQLEISRELAQVWIELDQPEALLVAGASITETPADEASFNDFLTRAARAFTRPKPRNELLESTWEGGSKRYRYARARRDEAGTLVSIVSIEQRSDGAAANLAINTLYLLAAGLVVLGVAVLLFRAILTRIILSPVRSLRESAERVRDGDLATRSEIRTGDEFETLAETFNLMLSDLEMKQDQLRAINSALDGRLTELTEVNAALAKATQLKSEFVASVSHELRTPMNSILGFAELLAEIARAEHERFVTDSQSIPVALTKRQRYLDNIISAGRTLLEMIESLLEMAKLEAGRIEVNPAPMSVGATCESLVALIDPLARRKGLEVQLDVRSDVPIIETDIKKFSQIVFNLLSNAVKFTDSPEGKRGLIILRAERLAPTGLLSQDARVRVSVIDNGPGISADDQKLLFEKFSRLDRDGTRPGTGLGLAICRELSGVIQGELQIVSQEGHGSMFSLIVPLRLDPTRAAETRLEARFRADLSGRSDRGQG, from the coding sequence ATGCTGCGCCCGCTGCTGCTGCGACTGTCGCTCTCGAACAAGTGCCTGCTGCTCTTCGGCGGGGCCATCACGATCCTGATCGCGATCGCCCTGACCGTGCCGTGGCTGCGGATGAACGGGCTTGTGCGGGCCGGGCAACTGGAGATCTCGCGCGAACTGGCACAGGTCTGGATCGAACTCGACCAGCCCGAAGCCCTCCTCGTCGCCGGGGCTTCGATCACCGAGACCCCTGCCGACGAAGCGTCATTCAACGATTTTCTCACGCGCGCGGCGCGAGCCTTCACCCGCCCCAAACCCCGTAATGAACTGCTCGAAAGCACCTGGGAAGGCGGGAGCAAGAGATATCGATACGCCCGCGCCCGCCGCGACGAGGCGGGCACGCTCGTCTCGATCGTCAGCATCGAACAGCGCTCCGACGGTGCGGCGGCCAACCTGGCGATCAACACACTCTACCTGCTCGCCGCCGGGCTGGTGGTGCTGGGCGTGGCCGTGCTCCTGTTTCGCGCGATCCTGACGCGGATCATTCTCTCGCCGGTGCGGTCGCTGCGCGAGTCGGCCGAACGCGTGCGCGACGGCGACCTGGCGACGCGCTCCGAGATCCGCACCGGTGACGAGTTTGAGACCCTGGCCGAGACCTTCAACCTCATGCTCAGCGACCTCGAGATGAAGCAGGACCAGTTGCGGGCGATCAACTCGGCCCTGGACGGGCGCCTGACCGAACTGACCGAAGTCAACGCCGCCCTGGCCAAGGCGACGCAGCTCAAGAGCGAGTTTGTGGCCAGCGTCAGCCACGAACTGCGCACGCCCATGAACTCCATTCTCGGCTTTGCCGAACTGCTCGCCGAGATCGCGCGGGCCGAGCACGAACGGTTCGTGACGGATTCGCAGTCGATCCCCGTCGCGCTGACCAAACGGCAGCGCTACCTCGACAACATCATCAGCGCGGGCCGCACGCTGCTCGAGATGATCGAGTCGCTGCTCGAGATGGCCAAGCTCGAAGCCGGGCGCATCGAGGTCAACCCCGCGCCCATGAGCGTGGGGGCGACGTGCGAGAGTCTGGTCGCCCTGATCGACCCGCTGGCGCGGCGCAAGGGGCTCGAGGTGCAACTGGACGTGCGCTCCGATGTGCCCATCATCGAGACGGACATCAAGAAGTTCAGCCAGATCGTGTTCAACCTGCTGTCCAACGCCGTCAAGTTCACCGACAGCCCCGAAGGCAAGCGCGGGCTGATCATCCTGCGGGCCGAACGCCTCGCGCCGACCGGGCTCTTGAGTCAGGATGCGCGCGTGCGCGTGAGCGTGATCGACAACGGCCCGGGCATCAGCGCCGACGATCAGAAACTGCTCTTCGAAAAGTTCAGCCGCCTCGACCGCGACGGCACCCGCCCGGGGACGGGCCTGGGTCTTGCCATCTGCCGCGAACTGTCTGGCGTGATTCAGGGCGAACTGCAGATCGTCAGTCAGGAAGGGCACGGCTCGATGTTCAGCCTCATCGTGCCGCTGCGCCTCGACCCGACGCGCGCCGCCGAGACGCGGCTCGAAGCCCGTTTCCGCGCCGACCTGTCTGGGCGCAGTGACCGCGGGCAAGGGTAA
- a CDS encoding class I SAM-dependent methyltransferase: MSDDPHPTMRFTSRADDYTRFRPDYPVAAFPAMLEGLGYPHMLTAADIGSGTGISARQLASFGPLVVAVEPNAAMRDAAASHERVLPHEGSAEDTGLNTGSITLVLCAQAFHWFRADEALAEFRRILSGLGRLALMWNTRDLSDEATRTYTDLISQAAAAPLPDLFVEPAAALAASPLFTNYRELTFVHPQRLSREGLLGRARSASYCPKAGPAYDTLAAGLNALFDSCAEIDPDSGESLVTLRYRTRLYLAEPAFE, encoded by the coding sequence ATGAGCGACGATCCACATCCGACAATGCGCTTCACCTCGCGTGCCGACGACTACACACGCTTCCGCCCAGACTACCCGGTTGCTGCATTCCCCGCCATGCTCGAAGGCCTCGGCTATCCGCACATGCTCACCGCTGCCGACATCGGTTCGGGCACGGGCATCTCGGCGCGCCAGCTGGCGTCCTTTGGCCCGCTGGTCGTCGCGGTCGAGCCCAACGCCGCGATGCGAGATGCGGCCGCATCGCACGAGCGTGTCCTGCCGCACGAGGGCAGTGCCGAGGATACCGGCCTGAACACCGGCTCGATCACGCTCGTGCTGTGTGCACAGGCTTTTCACTGGTTCCGCGCCGATGAGGCGCTGGCCGAGTTTCGCCGCATTCTCTCGGGCCTCGGCCGGCTCGCGCTGATGTGGAACACGCGCGACCTCTCCGACGAGGCCACACGCACCTACACCGACCTCATCAGTCAGGCCGCTGCTGCGCCGTTGCCGGATCTCTTTGTTGAGCCTGCTGCGGCGCTGGCAGCCAGTCCGCTCTTTACCAACTATCGCGAACTGACCTTCGTGCACCCGCAGCGTCTGTCGCGCGAGGGGCTTCTCGGCCGCGCCCGCAGCGCGTCATACTGCCCCAAAGCCGGCCCGGCCTACGACACCCTTGCTGCCGGGCTCAATGCCCTCTTCGACTCGTGCGCCGAAATTGACCCGGACTCGGGCGAATCGCTCGTGACTCTTCGCTACCGCACCCGCCTGTATCTTGCCGAACCTGCATTCGAATGA
- a CDS encoding VWA domain-containing protein: MNISFDDPQRLLLSLAAIPLALVALRWFRSMILARRLSAIAARAVLLLLVASMLAGARRVRETELLAVIAVVDLSESVLRFSTTGLESSERVREFLQLATTDRGPDDLLGIVAFDGRSIAVASPSRADVLTRPLEPAGMVGTDLAGALRLAASMIPPDATGRIILFSDGNQTTGSALDTASELVANSTATARSPTPIDVIAFDYNVQDEVVFESLDAPPHAAGESTITLRAIFNSTSHTQGTLSLLREGEPVNIALSPAAGPSRRVTLTPGRSIQLLTVPLPSGRVHRFSAVFEPDPIDGGFLGDSTLVNNIASTFTLTPGRGSVLLVDGVSDGSPVGPGATLSRTLIEAGIDVQTIPPRAFPRDMLSLQPYDLILFQNVPADEIDDDQQRLLASSIRDLGAGFVMIGGPDAFGAGGWHNSTVEALLPIRMDLPDQLIAPEAAIVFVLDQSGSMAANVLGSMRSQQQIANEAAALAIRSLDKSDLVGVIAFNDAYRVIAPLAPNSNADQTAARVRAIAPGGGTTLGPALREAGRQLAAADARNKQIIVLTDGVSTDAGELPALAAQLSRQDIRVSTISVGDGADDAGLNQIASQGGGTFFAVVNPNALPRIFLKAVRVVRSPLLRERETSLIVPATGSPLTADLVDPPPLLGHVMARFRDDATITNAIISAEGEPIFSHWNVGLGQVGAFTSDAHRWAELWLEAPTYRQFWIQLARTAARVPADSNSELSVDVSGGMLSIGLDAFDRDLRPLDLLTVPATVFAPAGSSFEVVLSQKGPGSYEALVPVDAEGSYIVIARPRLGTSRLTPLLAGATLPAGAELARLSPDLGLLRQIAERTGGRVLSLDMAMDRASTPLLFDRSTISPARTSRPIWPYLLAWALAVFLLDVGTRRIAWDRFISRRFGVDLRRDMREAVAARDVRAPELLLARRSHEREVSPVALTSQDAREAVADAKRRRAQAHERKIQEQRANRDQSHAAPIERDAQPPPSDDAPGDLLAAKRRARKRFEDQQP, encoded by the coding sequence GTGAACATCTCATTCGACGATCCTCAACGACTCCTGCTTTCGCTGGCTGCGATTCCGCTCGCGCTGGTAGCGCTGCGTTGGTTCAGGTCGATGATCCTCGCACGCCGCCTGAGCGCTATCGCGGCCCGAGCGGTGCTCTTGCTGCTTGTCGCGTCGATGCTTGCGGGCGCTCGACGTGTGCGCGAGACTGAACTTCTGGCTGTGATAGCGGTGGTTGATCTCTCGGAGTCGGTCCTTCGTTTCTCGACCACAGGCCTCGAATCAAGCGAGCGAGTGCGCGAGTTTCTTCAGCTCGCGACGACGGATCGAGGGCCTGATGATCTGCTCGGCATTGTCGCGTTTGATGGCAGATCCATCGCCGTCGCGTCTCCATCGCGTGCCGACGTGCTCACACGCCCGCTCGAACCGGCCGGCATGGTGGGCACGGATCTGGCGGGCGCCCTCAGGCTCGCCGCTTCGATGATCCCACCCGATGCCACAGGACGCATCATTCTCTTCTCCGATGGCAATCAGACAACCGGCTCGGCTCTCGACACCGCATCAGAACTTGTCGCGAACTCCACGGCCACCGCTCGCTCCCCAACACCAATCGATGTGATTGCATTTGACTACAACGTCCAGGACGAAGTCGTGTTCGAGTCGCTCGACGCGCCACCGCACGCTGCCGGTGAATCCACCATCACCCTTCGCGCCATCTTCAACAGCACATCACATACCCAGGGCACACTCTCGCTGCTGCGCGAAGGGGAACCTGTCAATATCGCACTGTCTCCGGCTGCTGGGCCCTCGCGCCGTGTGACGCTCACCCCAGGCCGAAGCATTCAACTGCTCACGGTCCCGCTCCCGTCCGGTCGTGTGCACCGCTTCTCGGCCGTCTTCGAACCGGACCCCATCGATGGCGGTTTTCTCGGCGACTCGACGCTGGTCAACAATATTGCCTCAACATTTACACTCACACCGGGCCGCGGCTCGGTCTTGCTTGTCGATGGAGTTTCGGATGGATCCCCGGTCGGTCCGGGCGCGACACTCTCGCGAACTCTGATCGAAGCCGGGATCGACGTACAGACCATTCCGCCGCGCGCGTTCCCTCGCGACATGCTCTCGCTCCAGCCGTACGACCTGATTCTCTTTCAGAACGTGCCCGCCGACGAGATCGACGACGACCAGCAGCGTCTGCTCGCCTCATCGATTCGTGACCTTGGTGCCGGGTTTGTGATGATCGGCGGTCCCGACGCCTTCGGCGCAGGCGGATGGCACAACTCAACTGTCGAAGCACTCCTTCCCATCCGCATGGATCTGCCCGATCAACTGATCGCGCCCGAAGCTGCCATTGTGTTCGTGCTCGATCAATCTGGTTCGATGGCGGCCAACGTGCTTGGCTCCATGCGATCACAGCAGCAGATTGCCAACGAAGCTGCTGCACTTGCCATCCGCTCGCTCGACAAGTCGGATCTTGTCGGCGTCATCGCGTTCAACGATGCGTATCGCGTGATCGCGCCGCTGGCTCCCAACTCGAACGCAGACCAGACGGCTGCCCGTGTTCGCGCGATTGCTCCTGGCGGCGGCACAACCCTCGGTCCGGCACTGCGCGAAGCCGGGCGCCAGCTCGCCGCAGCCGACGCGCGCAACAAGCAGATCATCGTGCTGACCGATGGCGTCTCGACCGATGCCGGCGAACTGCCTGCACTCGCTGCTCAACTGTCGCGCCAGGACATTCGTGTCTCGACCATCTCTGTCGGCGACGGCGCCGATGATGCTGGCCTCAACCAGATCGCCTCGCAAGGCGGCGGAACATTCTTCGCGGTAGTCAATCCCAATGCCCTGCCGCGCATCTTCCTCAAGGCAGTGCGCGTCGTCCGAAGCCCGCTCCTGCGCGAGCGTGAAACATCGCTCATTGTCCCGGCCACCGGCTCGCCCCTGACGGCCGATCTTGTTGACCCACCGCCGCTGCTCGGGCACGTCATGGCCCGCTTTCGCGACGATGCGACGATCACCAACGCGATCATCTCTGCCGAGGGCGAACCGATCTTTTCGCACTGGAACGTGGGCCTCGGACAGGTCGGTGCGTTCACATCCGATGCGCACCGCTGGGCCGAACTGTGGCTTGAGGCACCAACGTACCGTCAGTTCTGGATTCAACTCGCGCGGACTGCCGCGCGCGTGCCTGCTGATTCCAACTCCGAACTCTCGGTCGATGTTTCGGGAGGCATGCTTTCGATCGGGCTCGACGCGTTCGATCGCGACCTGCGTCCGCTCGACCTGCTGACTGTTCCCGCAACGGTCTTTGCGCCTGCGGGTTCGAGCTTTGAGGTGGTGTTGTCGCAGAAGGGACCAGGCTCGTATGAGGCGCTTGTGCCCGTCGATGCTGAGGGATCGTACATCGTCATCGCCCGACCACGCCTGGGCACGTCGCGCCTCACGCCGCTGCTTGCCGGCGCCACGCTTCCTGCCGGAGCCGAACTGGCCCGCCTCAGCCCCGACCTCGGGCTGTTGCGCCAAATTGCCGAGCGCACCGGCGGGCGTGTGCTTTCACTCGACATGGCGATGGATCGCGCAAGCACGCCGCTGCTGTTTGATCGCTCGACTATTTCGCCTGCGCGGACCAGCCGCCCGATTTGGCCGTACCTGCTTGCGTGGGCGCTGGCCGTGTTCCTGCTCGACGTAGGCACGCGCCGCATCGCGTGGGATCGATTCATCAGTCGCCGCTTCGGCGTCGATCTGCGACGAGACATGCGCGAGGCCGTCGCTGCGCGCGATGTTCGGGCCCCCGAGTTGTTGCTGGCGCGGCGTTCCCATGAGCGCGAGGTGTCCCCCGTTGCCCTCACATCGCAGGACGCACGCGAGGCGGTCGCGGACGCCAAACGACGCCGCGCCCAGGCTCATGAACGCAAGATTCAGGAGCAACGCGCCAATCGCGATCAGAGCCATGCGGCTCCGATCGAGCGTGATGCGCAGCCGCCGCCGTCTGATGATGCTCCCGGCGATCTGCTTGCTGCCAAGCGAAGGGCCCGCAAACGATTCGAGGACCAACAGCCATGA
- a CDS encoding PDZ domain-containing protein — translation MLFHKIDSIFSRLIPIIAIAVLVLPASAQPVDVREPLRAMIAEARDAVFPALVHIESHTVEYWSGQESKGISTGSGTIIDSSGLVLTNAHVTRNGRRYMCTLADKQQIPATLVGEDPWTDLALLQLDMSKLAGYEGGLPSAAFGDSTRVETGDFVMAMGSPFALDRTVTLGIVSNTERVFTAGATKEVEHLQLDNFGQRTGLFTSWIQHDALINPGNSGGPLVNMRGQIIGINTRGGGGNGFATPSTIARDVTRDLREHGSVPRSWIGVGFKHLDRTGFDHGVFVDSVDTDGPAYAAGLRAGDVMTHVNREPITIRFPEQIPSLERDIASTRIGQAIAVRVLRSGEELDLDIITQRLELDHIGRVSLRPLGLTIADITPYRARWLRLDSTDGALVQGTRSGMPAELAQPPLQWGDLIHRVHGQPIKSISDFVDLYNSLRDSDELPEYLVVEFARRDAQMVTALRTNLPEPGDPPADLPKAWLGIETQPIVSELARQLSITTGFRVTRIYPQTTAADSGLHVGDIITAINDVAVQPTAIEQAGLLGREIRRHDIDSRATLSVVRDGATQTVDVVLERSRTTPAEARRERNRDFGLTVRAITFFDRIDNRWDEEVKGVLVEGVEDGSWAGAGGIARGDLIQQIGDSPVLGLASFKSAIETVIDTQPERVVFRILRGYRTSFRFVEPEWKPQVQAED, via the coding sequence TTGCTCTTTCACAAGATCGACTCGATTTTTTCTCGTCTGATTCCGATCATTGCGATCGCTGTCCTCGTGCTGCCAGCTTCAGCCCAGCCGGTGGACGTGCGTGAGCCGCTACGGGCGATGATCGCCGAGGCCCGTGATGCGGTTTTTCCTGCACTCGTGCACATCGAATCGCATACGGTCGAATACTGGTCCGGGCAGGAGTCCAAGGGCATCTCCACGGGTTCGGGCACGATCATCGACTCGTCGGGCCTTGTGCTGACCAATGCTCACGTCACCCGCAACGGGCGGCGTTACATGTGCACCCTGGCTGACAAGCAGCAGATCCCCGCCACACTCGTGGGCGAAGACCCATGGACTGACCTGGCCCTCCTTCAACTCGATATGTCGAAGTTGGCGGGCTATGAGGGCGGGCTTCCCAGTGCCGCCTTTGGCGACAGCACGCGTGTGGAGACTGGTGATTTTGTCATGGCGATGGGTTCACCTTTCGCGCTTGACCGAACTGTCACGCTCGGGATTGTCTCGAACACCGAGCGCGTTTTCACCGCTGGGGCGACCAAAGAAGTCGAGCATCTCCAGCTCGACAACTTCGGTCAGCGTACGGGGCTGTTCACGTCGTGGATCCAGCACGACGCCCTCATCAACCCCGGCAATAGCGGCGGACCTCTGGTCAACATGCGGGGGCAGATCATCGGCATCAACACGCGGGGCGGCGGGGGCAACGGCTTTGCAACGCCCAGCACTATCGCCCGCGACGTCACACGCGATCTGCGCGAGCATGGCTCCGTGCCGCGCAGCTGGATCGGTGTCGGGTTCAAACATCTCGATCGCACCGGATTCGATCATGGCGTGTTTGTCGATTCTGTCGATACCGATGGCCCGGCGTACGCAGCCGGCCTTCGCGCCGGTGATGTCATGACTCACGTCAACCGTGAGCCAATCACGATCCGCTTTCCCGAGCAGATCCCATCGCTCGAACGCGACATCGCGTCAACCCGAATCGGGCAGGCCATCGCGGTTCGTGTCCTGCGATCTGGTGAAGAACTGGATCTGGACATCATCACCCAGAGGCTCGAACTCGATCATATCGGGCGTGTCTCGCTGCGTCCGCTGGGCCTGACTATTGCCGATATCACGCCGTACCGCGCGCGCTGGCTGAGGCTCGATTCGACTGACGGGGCGCTGGTGCAGGGCACCCGCAGCGGCATGCCCGCCGAACTGGCTCAGCCGCCGCTCCAGTGGGGCGATCTCATTCATCGCGTGCATGGTCAGCCCATCAAGAGCATCAGCGACTTCGTGGATCTCTATAACTCTCTGCGCGATTCGGACGAGCTTCCCGAGTATCTGGTCGTCGAGTTTGCCCGGCGTGACGCGCAAATGGTCACGGCATTGCGCACGAACCTGCCCGAGCCTGGTGACCCTCCGGCGGATCTTCCAAAGGCCTGGCTCGGCATCGAGACGCAGCCGATCGTGTCCGAACTTGCTCGTCAACTGTCGATCACCACCGGGTTTCGCGTGACGCGCATCTACCCGCAGACCACCGCTGCCGACTCGGGCCTGCATGTTGGTGACATCATCACGGCCATCAACGACGTTGCGGTACAGCCTACAGCGATCGAGCAGGCCGGTCTGCTGGGTCGCGAGATCCGGCGACATGACATCGACTCGCGAGCAACGCTGTCGGTCGTTCGTGACGGGGCGACCCAGACTGTTGATGTCGTGCTCGAGCGATCGCGCACCACGCCGGCCGAGGCCCGCCGCGAGCGCAACCGCGACTTTGGTCTGACGGTGCGCGCCATCACATTCTTCGATCGCATCGATAACCGTTGGGACGAGGAGGTCAAGGGGGTGCTGGTCGAGGGTGTCGAGGATGGCAGCTGGGCCGGGGCGGGAGGCATCGCGCGTGGCGATCTGATCCAGCAGATCGGGGACTCGCCGGTGCTGGGGCTGGCGTCGTTCAAGTCCGCGATCGAGACGGTCATCGACACGCAGCCCGAGCGCGTTGTATTTCGCATCCTGCGCGGCTATCGCACGTCGTTCCGCTTCGTCGAACCCGAGTGGAAGCCGCAGGTTCAGGCCGAGGACTAA